From a single Candidatus Neomarinimicrobiota bacterium genomic region:
- a CDS encoding nuclear transport factor 2 family protein gives MNQFLMMLLIQIFALSALPQEAGSMPGNESGAAEIKSVVEAYHKALAAGDADAAVNLLSEDVIILESGHMENAEEYKLHHLETDMEFSAAVKSKREVIQAVVEGDAGWVISSSTAKGEFRGREINSAGVELMVLSKESGSWEIRAIHWSSRRLK, from the coding sequence ATGAATCAGTTTCTCATGATGTTGTTAATTCAAATATTTGCACTTTCTGCTCTCCCGCAGGAAGCTGGCTCGATGCCGGGGAATGAGTCCGGAGCGGCTGAAATTAAGTCGGTGGTAGAGGCATACCACAAGGCGCTTGCGGCTGGCGACGCTGATGCCGCCGTGAATCTCCTATCGGAAGATGTCATTATACTTGAGAGCGGTCATATGGAAAACGCCGAAGAATATAAGTTACATCATTTAGAAACGGATATGGAGTTTTCAGCCGCGGTGAAGAGCAAACGTGAGGTGATACAGGCAGTCGTCGAGGGAGATGCCGGCTGGGTCATCTCCTCCAGCACGGCGAAGGGTGAGTTCCGGGGACGCGAAATAAATTCCGCCGGCGTGGAACTCATGGTACTCTCAAAGGAATCCGGCAGCTGGGAGATCCGTGCGATCCACTGGTCCTCAAGACGGTTGAAATAG